A region from the Aphis gossypii isolate Hap1 chromosome 1, ASM2018417v2, whole genome shotgun sequence genome encodes:
- the LOC114124629 gene encoding uncharacterized protein LOC114124629, producing MTSEFKETLKLFLTVSKIVGLINYCCVMESGLLYRNFKLTYQLFLELIRMFVYLIISYHVIFNVRLRYLICHFNIIKYWAIVIAARISEKWIIKFINGIIEFDRKLFLLNSYYPVKVYSKSKRFWNICCASFILFFMFCQIFIFKLRGNDINDFSLYTKFLFHSPDVITFVVMITSLYYLSNLGHRFCELNRLWKCLPFRLIKLPGGRTTSEMTMLVERIRLLHAELSELLRLFSLGYGPVLLMYFTFNFTHALIDTFLFTIYRDFFISGYFFPYIFYLKHIFDMISIIYVTSWVIEEKRRIISYLRLYRISEMTVDVKLQIKTFMHQISVYEPNEFTAFGFFNLDLKLIMSILVLLITGISTMLQMKDHHWILYLKNESLKIFRRRTIQH from the exons ATGACGAGTGAATTTAAGGAAACACTAAAACTTTTTCTAACTGTATCTAAAATCGttggattaattaattattgttgtgtaaTGGAATCTGGATTATTGTAccggaattttaaattaacgtaTCAGTTATTTCTTGAATTGATTCGAATGTTTGTgtacttaattattagttatcatGTAATTTTCAATGTGAGATTAAGATACCTAATATgtcattttaacattattaaatattgggcTATTGTCATTGCAGCAAGAATATCGGAGAAATGGATAATAAA gtTTATTAACGGTATTATCGAATTCGACCGCaaactgtttttattaaattcatattatccTGTTAAAGTGTATTCGAAAAGTAAAAGATTTTGGAATATTTGTTGTGCTTCTTTTAtcttgttttttatgttttgtcaaatttttatttttaaattacgtgGTAATGATATTAACGACTTTTCTCTTTATACAAAATTCTTGTTTCATTCGCCAGATGTTATTACCTTCGTAGTTATGATTACATCGCTTTATTATCTTAGTAACCTAGGTCACCGGTTTTGTGAATTGAATAGATTATGGAAATGCTTACCTTTTAGGCTAATCAAATTGCCAGGGGGACGGACAACTTCAGAGATGACAATGTTAGTAGAACGTATTCGATTGTTGCATGCTGAACTTTCTGAATTGCTTAGATTGTTTAGTTTGGGTTACGGACCGgtgttattaatgtattttacatttaattttacccACGCTTTAatcgatacatttttatttacaatatatcgggatttttttataagtggttatttttttccatatatATTCTacctaaaacatatttttgacatGATTTCAATCATCTACGTCACATCGTGGGTCATTGAAGAg aaaagaagaattatttcatatttgcgATTGTATCGGATTTCTGAAATGACCGTTGATGTTAAATTACaa ATTAAAACATTCATGCATCAGATATCAGTTTATGAACCAAACGAATTTACAGCATTtggatttttcaatttagatttaaaattaataatgtct ATTTTGGTATTATTGATTACTGGGATCTCTACTATGCTACAAATGAAAGACCATCATTGGATATTGTACTTAAAGAatgaatcattaaaaatttttcgaAGACGAACAATACAacattaa
- the LOC126549052 gene encoding uncharacterized protein LOC126549052, with translation MMELNDVSQTIFNNSTDGLALTNLENINIFYESIDNQSDLQGDVNLMEYSMLSNKDTYNRNKESINELLKSWNLECILQVCLDEHIDVETLKYIKPRHMDKLLANQPLGILIKFENHIQTWQRSLLQDKPLTLIDSTLVSGVQNPQMSLQDTPFSGIDSPLVSGVQVHTILANSTRGKLLIDYYNIHKELNDTIRGNLVDLIIHDIISNDVPMSINLAESVAEQIVTMFPSEIKEIYFMRHGNNKAPRGKLYAKFYNCMRALKSSGLKTNSVKSNNSAHNDTFTKRNDLFVVETDIGYLLDIIKHDNEISFPNLLEHWSATVQYRLNKIKEANSTVEILEEWKNYSIPLGYKLVDIDFHGLYQSSTIPELCEEFIKSYDNILQIIEEYIKDKDGKLLLQELKTNNDLTQNGKDCTLLHLLSSLFVPTSRKVTKDDKGKNSVTKYSIKDSQKSFITFHDSIAESENYLENLKNKKMPIQPFIIVIGTPLKPNQILVYFDSIKYKVFNITRAIDICFKLFNLFNLQYPLQSCAVWMFIQKFYYNISTKYDTPHQLVTQVLHCLKKKKNSKFIHEI, from the exons atgatGGAGCTTAATGACGTTTCCCAAACTATATTCAACAATTCAACTGATGGCTTAGCTTTAACTAACcttgaaaacataaatatattttatgaatctaTTGACAATCAATCAGACTTACAg GGTGATGTTAACTTAATGGAATATAGTATGCTATCAAATAAAGATacttataatagaaataaagaaTCCATCAATGAACTATTAAAAAGTTGGAACTTGGAATGCATTCTTCAAGTATGCCTag ATGAACATATTGATGTTGAAACcctaaagtatataaaacctAGGCACATGGATAAACTTTTAGCGAATCAACCACTTggaatattgattaaatttgaaaatcacaTACAAACATGGCAAAGATCATTATTACAAGATAAACCATTGACTTTAATAGACAGTACTTTAGTTTCTGGTGTTCAGAATCCACAAATGTCATTACAAGACACACCATTTAGTGGAATAGACAGCCCTTTAGTTTCTGGAGTTCAAGTGCATACCATTTTAGCCAATTCTACCAGAggaaaattgttaattgattattacaaCATCCACAAGGAATTGAATGATACCATTAGAGGAAACTTGGTTGATCTTATAATCCATGACATTATTTCAAATGATGTACCTATGTCAATTAACCTAGCTGAAAGTGTTGCTGAACAAATAGTAACTATGTTTCCTTCAGAGATTAAG GAAATTTACTTCATGCGACATGGGAATAACAAGGCACCAAGAGGAAAATTGTAtgctaaattttacaattgtatGCGTGCACTTAAATCCAGTGGCCTTAAAACAAATTctgttaaaagtaataattctgCTCATAATGACACATTCACAAAAAGAAATGATTTATTTg ttGTAGAAACTGACATTGGTTATTTGTTGgacataataaaacatgataatGAAATTTCGTTTCCCAATTTACTAGAACATTGGTCTGCCACTGTGCAGTACaggctaaataaaataaaagaggcTAATTCAACGGTAGAAATATTAGAGGAatggaaaaattattctataccaTTAGGGTATAAACtt gtTGATATTGATTTCCATGGACTGTATCAGTCATCTACCATTCCAGAGTTATGTGAAGAATTCATAAAATCGTATGACAATATTCTACAAATAATAGAAGAATATATAAAAGACAAAGATGGTAAATTGTTACTTCAAgaacttaaaacaaataatgatcTTACACAAA ATGGTAAAGACTGTACGCTTTTACACCTCCTAAGTTCTTTATTTGTGCCAACATCACGCAAGGTTACCAAAGATGATAAAGGAAAGAACAGTGTGACAAAATATTCCATAAAGGATTCCCAGAAGagttttattacttttcatGATTCAATCGCTGAgtctgaaaattatttagaaaatttaaaaaataaaaaaatgcctATACAGCCTTTTATCATAGTAATTGGTACACCACTAAAACCAAATCAAATTTTAGTCTACTTtgattctattaaatataaggtttttaatattacccgTGCAATTGACatatgttttaaactttttaatttgtttaatttacaatatccaTTGCAATCTTGTGCAGTTTGGATGttcatacaaaaattttattataatatatctactaaGTATGATACACCACACCAATTAGTAACCCAAGTGTTACActgtttgaagaaaaaaaaaaatagtaaattcatTCATGAAATCTaa